From Apium graveolens cultivar Ventura chromosome 9, ASM990537v1, whole genome shotgun sequence, the proteins below share one genomic window:
- the LOC141683522 gene encoding lipase-like yields the protein METRRCLRGVILICLISLCVARELDVKSKHALPIYNHTLATILVEYSSAVYMSDLTELFTWTCERCNGLTKGFEMIELIVDVQACLQAFVGVAKDLNAIVIAFRGTQESSIQNWIEDLYWKQLDCNYPGTSDAMVHHGFYSAYHNTTVRPGIINAVKSAKELYGDLQIMVTGHSMGGAMAAFCGLDLRINFGIQNVQVMTFGQPRIGNAAFASYYSELVPHTTRVTNGHDMVPHLPPYFYLFPGKTYHHFPTEVWLHNLGFGTLVYQVETVCDSSGEDPTCSRSVSGSSIADHLTYYGIEMGCDAEVACKMVMHPALAAFSKTDEVGNFILSRDPVTSVLQINREMDALSTTR from the exons ATGGAAACAAGGAGGTGCTTGAGAGGCGTGATCTTAATTTGTTTAATTTCACTTTGTGTTGCCAGAG AACTTGATGTCAAGAGCAAGCATGCTTTACCAATTTACAATCACACTCTCGCGACAATACTTGTGGAGTATTCTTCTGCG GTGTACATGTCAGACTTGACAGAACTATTTACTTGGACATGCGAAAGATGTAATGGCCTGACAAAG GGATTTGAAATGATAGAGCTGATTGTCGATGTCCAGGCCTGCTTGCAG GCATTCGTTGGGGTGGCAAAGGATCTCAATGCTATTGTAATTGCATTTCGAGGCACTCAGGAAAGCAG TATTCAGAATTGGATTGAAGATCTATATTGGAAGCAGCTAGACTGTAATTATCCTGGCACCTCTGATGCAATG GTGCATCATGGATTTTATTCTGCTTACCACAACACAACTGTGCGCCCAGGAATTATAAATGCTGTCAAAAGTGCAAAGGAGTTATATGGAGACCTTCAGATCATGGTCACAGGTCATTCAATGGGAGGGGCCATGGCTGCTTTTTGTGGATTAGATCTCAGG ATAAATTTTGGAATTCAGAATGTTCAGGTTATGACATTCGGACAACCTCGTATAGGCAATGCTGCTTTTGCTTCGTACTACAGCGAACTTGTCCCTCACACCACCCGGGTTACAAATGGGCATGATATGGTGCCTCATTTGCCTccttatttttatttatttcctGGAAAAACTTACCACCATTTTCCAACAGAG GTTTGGCTCCATAACCTTGGCTTTGGAACTCTAGTTTACCAAGTCGAAACAGTTTGTGATAGTTCTGGTGAAGACCCAACCTGTAGCAG GTCAGTTTCGGGGAGTAGTATTGCAGACCATCTAACATACTACGGAATTGAGATGGGATGTGATGCCGAGGTAGCTTGCAAAATGGTGATGCATCCTGCCCTAGCGGCCTTTAGCAAGACAGATGAAGTTGGAAATTTTATCCTTTCTAGAGATCCTGTAACCTCCGTATTACAAATCAATAGGGAGATGGATGCTCTGAGCACCACAAGATAG